The following proteins are encoded in a genomic region of Alistipes shahii WAL 8301:
- a CDS encoding glycoside hydrolase family 43 protein: MKKLLIFFLPAILLGCDSPAYRNPLDVAFGDPFILHAADGKFYMYGTSGDIRGFRVCVSDDLVTWQKGDVVYDGNASAWGTDCFWAPEVYERDGRYYLFFSANWRHNPNGDLETFRIGVAVADSPSGPFSDLYDRPVFDPGYPVIDANVLWDDDGRVYLYYSRCCYKHPVESELSVWARDKGLFDEIEESWVYGVEMKPDFSGVIGEPVALLTPPQSASDPQTGWESRSVTAGEVNRRWTEGSYAFKENGTYYMMYSANFYGGQHYAVGYATAGSPLGPFVKSSDNPVLEKNADKGGEVTGTGHNMVLKLPGGGMYCVYHGRTAPTGDARMVFIDPMEVTEDGRLKVFGPTTSPQPVPVWTKGL; encoded by the coding sequence ATGAAAAAACTGCTCATCTTCTTCCTGCCGGCGATCCTGCTCGGATGCGACTCGCCTGCATATCGTAATCCGCTCGACGTTGCGTTCGGCGACCCGTTCATCCTCCACGCCGCTGACGGAAAATTCTATATGTACGGAACGAGCGGCGACATCCGGGGTTTTCGCGTCTGCGTCTCGGACGACCTCGTTACCTGGCAGAAGGGCGATGTCGTCTACGACGGCAATGCCTCGGCATGGGGAACCGACTGCTTCTGGGCGCCCGAAGTGTATGAACGCGACGGCCGCTATTACCTGTTTTTCAGTGCCAACTGGCGGCATAACCCGAACGGCGACCTCGAAACGTTCCGTATCGGGGTGGCGGTTGCCGATTCGCCGTCGGGTCCCTTTTCCGACCTGTATGACCGTCCGGTGTTCGATCCCGGCTATCCGGTGATCGACGCCAACGTATTGTGGGACGATGACGGCCGGGTGTATCTCTATTATTCGCGCTGCTGTTACAAGCATCCCGTCGAAAGCGAGCTTTCGGTGTGGGCGCGCGACAAGGGGCTTTTCGACGAGATCGAGGAGAGTTGGGTGTACGGTGTGGAGATGAAGCCCGATTTCAGCGGCGTCATCGGCGAGCCGGTCGCTCTGCTGACGCCCCCGCAGTCTGCCTCCGACCCGCAAACCGGGTGGGAGAGCCGTTCGGTCACCGCCGGAGAGGTCAACCGGCGCTGGACCGAGGGGTCGTACGCCTTCAAGGAAAACGGGACCTATTACATGATGTATTCCGCCAATTTCTACGGCGGGCAGCATTATGCGGTGGGCTATGCTACGGCCGGTTCGCCGCTGGGTCCCTTCGTGAAATCGTCGGACAATCCGGTCCTCGAGAAGAATGCGGACAAGGGCGGCGAGGTCACGGGAACGGGGCACAATATGGTTCTGAAGCTTCCCGGCGGCGGGATGTACTGCGTCTACCACGGCCGGACGGCCCCGACGGGCGATGCGCGCATGGTCTTCATCGACCCGATGGAGGTGACCGAAGACGGTCGTCTGAAGGTCTTCGGCCCGACCACCTCGCCCCAGCCCGTACCCGTGTGGACAAAGGGCCTGTGA
- a CDS encoding glycoside hydrolase family 3 N-terminal domain-containing protein, with protein MKKITVIALLLAAALGAQARNGSGKPAYKDAGRPVEERVSDLLSRMTLEEKVMQLNQYTLGRNDNANNVADPVDKIPSEIGSLIYFDTSPELRNRLQKKAIEQSRLGIPVLFGYDVIHGFRTTYPISLAQACSWNPALVKQAAEVAAQEARMSGVEWTFSPMIDVARDGRWGRVSEGYGEDPYANAVYGVAAVEGYQGDNLADSRRVAACLKHFVGYGASEAGRDYVYTEISRQTLWDTYMPPYQAGIEAGAATVMSCFNDISGTPGTANPYILTEVLKERWAHDGFVVSDWAAIEQLRSQGVAADRKEAAEKAFNAGVEMDMMNRCYDAHLAALVREGKVSQEKLDEAVRRVLRLKFRLGLFERPYTPESEETDRFLLPASLAVAERLAEESMVLLKNENNTLPLKAARRIAVIGPMAQNRLHLLGAWSAHGREEDAVSLFAGLENEYRGRAELLYARGCDFDGEDRSGFREAVAAAAAADVVVLCLGEKKQWSGENASRSTIALPEIQEQLAAELAQTGKPLVLVLSSGRPLELCRLEPLCGAMVQMWQPGIRGGNPLAGILSGRINPSGRLAMTFPRSTGQIPIYYNRRQSGRTHQGKYQDIPSTPLYEFGHGLSYTTFEYGDLRPSATTLRRGEKVTVEVSVTNTGGMDGAETVHWFISDPVCRISRPVRELKHFEKQPIRRGETRTFRFEIDPEKDLSFTDGDGNRFLEPGDYFILVKDKKVKLTLTD; from the coding sequence ATGAAAAAAATAACCGTTATCGCTCTGCTGCTGGCCGCCGCCCTCGGGGCGCAGGCCCGGAACGGGAGCGGAAAGCCCGCCTACAAGGACGCCGGACGCCCCGTCGAAGAGCGCGTCAGCGACCTGCTGTCGCGGATGACCCTCGAAGAGAAGGTCATGCAGCTCAACCAATACACGCTCGGCCGCAACGACAACGCCAACAACGTGGCCGATCCGGTGGACAAGATTCCCTCCGAAATCGGCTCGCTCATCTACTTCGACACCTCGCCCGAGCTGCGCAACCGGCTTCAGAAAAAAGCCATCGAGCAGTCGCGGCTCGGAATCCCCGTGCTGTTCGGCTACGACGTGATCCACGGCTTCCGCACCACTTACCCCATTTCGCTGGCCCAGGCCTGCTCGTGGAATCCCGCACTGGTGAAGCAGGCCGCCGAAGTGGCCGCACAGGAGGCGCGGATGTCGGGCGTCGAGTGGACCTTCTCGCCGATGATCGACGTGGCGCGCGACGGCCGCTGGGGCCGCGTCTCGGAGGGCTACGGCGAGGACCCCTACGCCAACGCCGTCTACGGAGTGGCGGCGGTCGAAGGCTACCAGGGCGACAACCTCGCCGACTCCCGCCGCGTGGCCGCCTGCCTCAAGCATTTCGTCGGCTACGGCGCCTCGGAGGCCGGCCGCGACTACGTCTACACCGAAATCTCGCGTCAGACGCTCTGGGACACCTACATGCCGCCCTACCAGGCGGGCATCGAGGCCGGAGCCGCTACGGTGATGAGCTGCTTCAACGACATCAGCGGAACGCCCGGCACGGCCAATCCCTACATCCTGACCGAGGTGCTCAAGGAGCGCTGGGCGCACGACGGATTCGTCGTCTCGGACTGGGCCGCCATCGAGCAGCTGCGCTCGCAGGGCGTGGCCGCCGACCGGAAGGAGGCCGCCGAAAAGGCCTTCAACGCGGGTGTCGAAATGGACATGATGAACCGCTGTTACGACGCCCATCTGGCCGCCCTGGTCCGCGAAGGCAAGGTCTCGCAGGAGAAACTCGACGAGGCCGTGCGGCGCGTTCTGCGGCTGAAATTCCGGCTCGGGCTGTTCGAACGCCCCTACACCCCGGAGTCGGAGGAGACGGACCGGTTCCTGCTTCCCGCGAGCCTCGCCGTCGCCGAGCGGCTCGCCGAGGAGTCGATGGTGCTGCTGAAAAACGAGAACAACACGCTGCCGCTGAAAGCCGCCCGCCGCATCGCGGTCATCGGCCCGATGGCGCAGAACCGGCTGCACCTGCTCGGCGCGTGGTCGGCACACGGCCGCGAAGAGGACGCGGTGAGCCTCTTCGCCGGGCTGGAAAACGAATACCGGGGCCGCGCCGAACTGCTCTACGCCCGGGGCTGCGACTTCGACGGCGAGGACCGCTCCGGATTCCGTGAGGCTGTCGCCGCGGCCGCGGCTGCCGACGTGGTGGTCCTCTGCCTCGGGGAGAAAAAGCAGTGGAGCGGCGAGAACGCCTCGCGCTCGACGATCGCGCTTCCCGAAATCCAGGAGCAGCTGGCCGCCGAACTGGCCCAGACCGGAAAACCGCTGGTCTTGGTTCTGTCCAGCGGCCGGCCGCTGGAGCTGTGCCGCCTCGAACCCCTCTGCGGGGCCATGGTGCAGATGTGGCAGCCCGGCATCCGGGGCGGAAACCCCCTGGCGGGAATTCTGTCGGGGAGGATCAACCCCTCGGGACGCCTCGCCATGACGTTCCCCCGCTCAACGGGCCAGATTCCGATCTACTACAACCGCCGCCAGAGCGGCCGCACCCATCAGGGCAAATATCAGGACATCCCCAGCACGCCGCTCTATGAATTCGGACACGGCCTGAGCTATACGACGTTCGAATACGGCGACCTGCGCCCGTCGGCAACCACGCTGCGCCGCGGGGAAAAGGTGACGGTCGAGGTCTCCGTGACCAACACGGGCGGCATGGACGGCGCCGAGACGGTTCACTGGTTCATATCGGACCCCGTGTGCCGCATCTCACGCCCCGTCAGGGAGTTGAAACACTTCGAGAAACAGCCGATCCGCCGCGGCGAGACCCGCACGTTCCGGTTCGAGATCGACCCCGAAAAGGATTTGAGTTTCACGGACGGCGACGGCAACCGGTTCCTCGAACCGGGCGACTACTTCATCCTCGTAAAGGACAAAAAGGTGAAACTGACGCTGACGGACTGA
- a CDS encoding sugar-binding domain-containing protein, with protein MKNRFIKLLLAAVLLGSLSPAAAQTREMDLSGEWRFQTDVMDFRRGSLSPRYNHQLQETIMLPGITDDYKIGYKSPYRHVDRLTRVYEYMGPAWYQRDIEFPADWKGKCIFLYFERTHWLSSVWVDTKEVSRLDYISVPHNHDLTDFVTPGKTHRITVCIDNRFQYNTHKWNHAHTEFTQINWNGILGEMKLVAVDPVYIDDMQLYPDLATNSVRVEMAIENHTKKPFEGRAQFTVTGSGLELTREFPVSGDGEKVSLKETLQLGKEAKLWDEFNPNLYTVECTLLTGTGKESFEHKKSATFGMREVAQGRNHILLNGRPLHLRGTVENAVFPKTGHAPVCDAEWERIMRIVKDYGLNHIRFHSWCPPAAAFRMADRHGVYLEVEMPMWGKDAEPDEARYDFFRREMRAILKEYGNHPSFILYCNGNEITGNFDFIEELTADGRKLDTRHLYSGSTARTRVPSDQYYVSQQTNKGPVKVYEGRPSTDWERSKESDVDVPVISHESGQRCVYPDFREIGKYTGPVEARNFELWREMLTANGMGDQAHDFFRASGALTVVEYKAVIEALLRSSKSAGFQLLSLNDFPGQGYAPVGVLDPFWDSKGLVTPEDWRAFCAPTVALLRYPKSAWFEDETFTAKAEVYNFGAAALKNAKIRWSITDGSGKAIAKGSLKSQTVGTDGVFPVGEFSAPLGKVRGPQKLTVHLNVGEKTSNSWDIWVYPRNAQLMQSDTEVLYTTEFGEQAKQYLAAGKKVVLTPAPNKVKGRKSTFHNHFWNPIMFAWAPMTIGCLIHAEQPVFADFPTSYHTDWQWWDILENAKVIEMQQTPRQLRPFIQVIDSFDNNEKLGIGFEARVGGGKLLVLAVDTKKKMDQRPATRQLLESIDRYVRSDRFAPEVTLDESFITSFMR; from the coding sequence ATGAAAAACCGGTTTATAAAACTGCTTCTCGCGGCCGTGCTGTTGGGCTCCCTCTCCCCGGCGGCCGCCCAGACCCGCGAAATGGACCTCTCGGGAGAGTGGAGGTTCCAGACGGACGTGATGGATTTCCGCAGGGGATCGCTTTCGCCGCGCTACAACCACCAACTCCAGGAGACCATCATGCTCCCCGGCATCACCGACGACTACAAAATCGGCTACAAATCACCCTACCGCCATGTCGACCGCCTGACGCGCGTCTACGAGTACATGGGTCCGGCGTGGTATCAGCGCGACATCGAGTTCCCGGCCGACTGGAAGGGCAAGTGCATCTTCCTCTATTTCGAGCGCACCCACTGGCTCAGCTCGGTATGGGTCGACACCAAGGAGGTGAGCCGACTGGACTACATCAGCGTCCCCCACAACCACGACCTGACGGATTTCGTCACCCCGGGCAAGACGCACCGCATCACGGTGTGCATCGACAACCGGTTCCAGTACAACACCCACAAATGGAACCACGCCCACACGGAGTTCACGCAGATCAACTGGAACGGCATCCTCGGCGAGATGAAACTCGTGGCCGTAGACCCCGTTTACATCGACGACATGCAGCTGTATCCCGACCTCGCGACGAACAGCGTCAGGGTGGAGATGGCGATTGAAAACCACACCAAAAAGCCGTTCGAAGGCCGGGCGCAGTTCACCGTCACGGGCAGCGGGCTTGAGCTTACCCGCGAATTTCCCGTGAGCGGCGACGGGGAGAAGGTCAGCCTGAAGGAGACCCTCCAGCTGGGAAAGGAGGCCAAACTCTGGGACGAATTCAACCCGAACCTCTACACCGTGGAGTGCACGCTGCTGACCGGCACCGGAAAAGAGTCCTTCGAACATAAGAAGTCGGCGACCTTCGGCATGCGCGAAGTGGCGCAGGGCCGCAACCACATCCTGCTCAACGGCCGTCCGCTCCACCTGCGCGGAACCGTCGAGAACGCCGTGTTCCCGAAAACGGGCCACGCCCCGGTCTGCGACGCCGAATGGGAGCGTATCATGCGCATCGTCAAGGACTACGGACTGAACCACATCCGTTTCCACTCGTGGTGCCCTCCCGCCGCGGCGTTCCGCATGGCCGACCGCCACGGCGTCTACCTCGAAGTCGAGATGCCCATGTGGGGCAAGGACGCCGAGCCGGACGAAGCGCGCTACGACTTCTTCCGCCGCGAGATGCGCGCCATCCTCAAGGAGTACGGCAACCACCCCTCGTTCATCCTCTACTGCAACGGCAACGAGATCACCGGCAACTTCGACTTCATCGAGGAGCTGACCGCCGACGGCCGCAAACTCGACACGCGGCATCTGTACAGCGGTTCGACGGCCCGCACGCGCGTCCCGTCCGACCAGTATTACGTCTCGCAGCAGACCAACAAAGGCCCCGTGAAGGTCTACGAGGGACGGCCCTCGACCGACTGGGAACGCAGCAAGGAGTCGGACGTGGACGTTCCGGTAATTTCCCACGAGTCGGGCCAGCGGTGCGTCTATCCCGACTTCCGCGAGATCGGGAAATACACGGGACCGGTCGAGGCCCGAAACTTCGAACTGTGGCGCGAGATGCTCACCGCCAACGGCATGGGCGATCAGGCCCACGACTTCTTCCGGGCCTCGGGCGCGCTGACCGTCGTGGAGTACAAGGCCGTGATCGAGGCGCTGCTCCGCTCGTCCAAATCGGCCGGATTTCAGCTCCTGTCGCTCAACGACTTCCCGGGCCAGGGTTACGCCCCGGTGGGTGTGCTCGATCCGTTCTGGGACTCCAAGGGACTGGTGACGCCCGAGGATTGGCGGGCCTTCTGCGCGCCGACCGTGGCGCTGCTCCGCTACCCGAAAAGCGCCTGGTTCGAAGACGAAACCTTCACGGCAAAGGCCGAGGTCTACAACTTCGGCGCGGCGGCGCTCAAAAATGCGAAAATCCGCTGGTCGATCACCGACGGCAGCGGGAAAGCCATCGCCAAGGGCAGTCTGAAATCGCAGACCGTAGGCACCGACGGCGTGTTCCCCGTCGGGGAGTTCTCCGCTCCGCTCGGCAAGGTGCGAGGCCCGCAGAAGCTGACCGTGCACCTGAACGTCGGTGAAAAGACAAGCAACAGCTGGGACATCTGGGTCTATCCGCGCAACGCACAGCTGATGCAGTCGGATACGGAGGTGCTCTACACGACGGAGTTCGGCGAGCAGGCCAAACAGTACCTCGCCGCAGGGAAGAAGGTCGTCCTGACCCCCGCGCCGAACAAGGTCAAGGGGCGCAAATCGACCTTCCACAACCATTTCTGGAACCCGATCATGTTCGCCTGGGCGCCGATGACCATCGGCTGTCTGATTCACGCCGAGCAACCCGTGTTCGCCGACTTCCCGACCTCATACCACACCGACTGGCAGTGGTGGGACATTCTGGAGAACGCCAAGGTGATCGAGATGCAGCAGACCCCGCGCCAGCTGCGGCCCTTCATCCAGGTGATCGACAGCTTCGACAACAACGAGAAACTCGGCATCGGCTTCGAGGCCCGCGTCGGCGGCGGCAAACTGCTCGTTCTGGCGGTCGACACGAAAAAGAAGATGGACCAGCGCCCCGCCACGCGCCAGCTGCTCGAAAGCATCGACCGCTACGTCCGCAGCGACCGTTTCGCTCCCGAGGTCACACTCGACGAGTCGTTCATCACCTCCTTCATGCGCTAA
- a CDS encoding alpha/beta hydrolase, which yields MTAVKKYALLPLCGLTLFCARAQMPATNYDESQVPAYTLPDPLTTIAGKKVTDAETWTSERRPELLSLFESEVYGKAPGRPEGLHFEVLSEDRYTLGNMATRREIAVYFTESDAHFMTILLYIPNKRTDAVPVFLGLNFKGNHTICDDPLVTESVSRMKPREEGGSEVRAKGFPRAAAASRWPVEMLIANGYGLATIYRGDIDPDYDDGFQNGVHPLFYREGQTKPAPDEWGTIAAWAWGLSRAMDYLETDEDVDASRVAVIGHSRHGKTALWAAAVDPRFAMAVSNDSGCGGAALSRRCYGETVARINSLFPHWFCGNFNRYSGNEAALPVDQHELIALIAPRPVYIASAVEDRWADPKGEFLAGVHATPVYELFGLVGLSGTELPQTDAPVLSGHIGHHVRSGDHDITLYDWRQFVKFADKHLKR from the coding sequence ATGACCGCCGTGAAAAAATACGCGCTGCTGCCGCTCTGCGGCCTGACCCTGTTCTGCGCCCGGGCGCAGATGCCCGCGACAAACTACGACGAATCGCAGGTTCCGGCCTACACGCTGCCCGACCCGCTGACAACCATCGCCGGCAAAAAGGTGACTGACGCCGAAACGTGGACTTCGGAACGCCGTCCCGAACTGCTGTCGCTGTTCGAAAGCGAGGTCTACGGAAAAGCCCCCGGCCGTCCCGAAGGACTGCATTTCGAGGTCTTGAGCGAGGACCGCTACACGCTGGGCAACATGGCCACCCGCCGGGAGATCGCCGTCTACTTCACCGAGAGCGACGCACATTTCATGACCATCCTGCTCTACATCCCCAACAAACGCACCGACGCCGTTCCGGTCTTTCTGGGGCTGAATTTCAAGGGCAACCACACGATCTGCGACGACCCGCTCGTCACGGAGTCGGTCTCGCGCATGAAGCCGCGCGAAGAGGGCGGCAGCGAAGTCCGCGCAAAAGGGTTCCCGCGCGCCGCGGCGGCATCACGGTGGCCGGTCGAGATGCTGATCGCCAACGGCTACGGCCTCGCCACGATTTACCGCGGCGACATCGACCCCGACTACGACGACGGCTTCCAAAACGGCGTTCACCCGCTCTTTTACCGCGAGGGGCAGACCAAACCGGCCCCCGATGAATGGGGCACGATCGCGGCCTGGGCCTGGGGCTTGAGCCGCGCGATGGACTACCTCGAAACCGACGAGGATGTCGATGCCTCCCGCGTGGCGGTCATCGGGCATTCGCGGCACGGCAAAACGGCCCTTTGGGCCGCAGCCGTCGATCCGCGCTTCGCCATGGCCGTGTCGAACGACTCGGGATGCGGCGGCGCGGCGTTGTCGCGGCGTTGTTACGGCGAAACCGTAGCCAGGATCAACAGCCTTTTCCCGCATTGGTTTTGCGGGAACTTCAACCGGTATTCGGGCAACGAGGCGGCTTTGCCCGTCGACCAGCACGAACTGATTGCGCTGATAGCCCCGCGCCCGGTGTATATCGCCAGCGCCGTCGAGGACCGTTGGGCCGATCCGAAAGGCGAGTTCCTCGCGGGGGTCCACGCCACGCCGGTCTACGAGTTGTTCGGCCTGGTGGGACTTTCGGGAACGGAACTGCCCCAAACCGACGCGCCCGTGCTGTCGGGACACATCGGCCACCACGTCCGTTCGGGCGACCACGACATCACGCTCTACGACTGGCGGCAATTCGTGAAATTCGCGGACAAACACCTGAAACGATAA
- a CDS encoding glycoside hydrolase family 88 protein, translated as MKKFLTYTLLGVLLAGCAGGGREPLETVVDKALAGAERQTLLMAEKYSAREGRLPRTWENGEDVSSDSRWWCSGFFPGVLWYVYENGRNPRVLKYARMFTARVEREKHTTDNHDVGFMLYCSFGNGLRLTGDKSYEEVLLTGARSLATRFKPEVGLIRSWDHNRDKWQYPVIIDNMMNLELLMWAADRSGDKSLRDMAVSHADKTLKHHFRPDFSSCHLVSYDTISGQPHLKQTHQGLSDSSAWSRGQAWGLYGYTCMYRLTGDARYLEQARGIAGFLINHRNMPADGIPYWDFDAPALASTPRDASAAAIMASALVELSGFVPAAEGERYMAFAEKQIRTLASPEYTAPAGENGGFILRHSTGAYPFSSEVDVPLTYADYYYLEALTRIKRRLQP; from the coding sequence ATGAAGAAGTTTTTGACATACACGCTTCTCGGCGTCCTGCTCGCAGGTTGCGCCGGAGGCGGGCGGGAACCGCTGGAGACCGTCGTGGACAAGGCGCTGGCCGGCGCCGAGCGGCAGACGCTGCTGATGGCCGAGAAGTACAGTGCGCGCGAAGGCCGCCTGCCGCGCACGTGGGAGAACGGCGAGGACGTCTCGTCGGATTCGCGCTGGTGGTGCAGCGGCTTTTTCCCGGGCGTGCTGTGGTACGTCTACGAGAACGGCCGCAACCCCCGGGTGCTGAAGTACGCCCGGATGTTCACCGCACGCGTCGAGCGGGAAAAACACACCACCGACAACCATGACGTGGGGTTCATGCTCTATTGCAGTTTCGGCAACGGACTGCGCCTCACGGGAGACAAGTCCTACGAGGAGGTGCTGCTCACCGGGGCGCGCTCGCTGGCGACGCGCTTCAAACCCGAAGTAGGGCTGATCCGCTCGTGGGACCACAACCGCGACAAATGGCAGTATCCGGTCATCATCGACAACATGATGAACCTCGAACTGCTGATGTGGGCCGCCGACCGTTCGGGCGACAAGTCGCTGCGCGACATGGCCGTATCGCATGCTGACAAGACGCTGAAACACCATTTCCGCCCCGACTTCAGCTCCTGCCACCTGGTCTCCTACGACACGATCTCGGGACAGCCCCATCTCAAGCAGACCCATCAGGGCCTCTCCGACTCCTCGGCCTGGAGCCGCGGACAGGCATGGGGACTCTACGGCTACACCTGCATGTACCGCCTCACGGGCGACGCCCGCTACCTCGAACAGGCCCGCGGCATCGCCGGATTCCTCATCAACCACAGGAACATGCCCGCCGACGGGATTCCCTACTGGGATTTCGACGCTCCGGCCCTCGCCTCCACGCCGCGCGACGCATCGGCGGCCGCGATCATGGCCTCGGCGCTGGTCGAGCTGAGCGGCTTCGTGCCCGCAGCCGAAGGGGAGCGGTACATGGCTTTCGCCGAAAAGCAGATCCGCACGCTGGCCTCGCCCGAATACACCGCTCCGGCGGGTGAGAACGGAGGCTTCATTCTCCGGCACAGCACGGGAGCCTATCCCTTCTCCTCGGAGGTCGACGTGCCGCTCACCTACGCCGACTACTATTATCTGGAGGCGCTCACGCGCATCAAACGCCGATTGCAGCCATGA
- a CDS encoding glycoside hydrolase family 2 protein has product MKTPIKFILSFALLLLAAADIAAQELITNVYGRDVQSLNGKWDAIVDLYDQGRKNKIYLNRRPEGKTDFYEYSFDNGLRLDVPSDWNCQMPELKYYEGTVWYARRFDAPEQTGRRQFLYFGAVSYRCRVYLNGEEIGAHEGGFTPFEIEVTGRLRPEGNFLAVEVNNTRTTDAIPAMAFDWWNYGGITRDVMLVSVPDAFIRDYFIRLGKDSDDRIDADVQLAGAAAGTAVRIEIPELNVDRTVTAGATGTASASFRVRRLQRWSPADPKLYRVIVSTDRDRVEESIGFRNIRTEGEEIVLNGSPVFLKSISFHEEIPQRMGRAHSEADAVMLLSEAKALGCNMIRLAHYPQNEHIVRLAEKMGFLLWEEIPIWQGIDFANDPTREKAGRMIREMVTRDKNRCALTFWGVANETQPSGPRNAFLRHLIACCREIDDTRLIVAAFDLVRFDRQRQLFVMDDPFIGELDVVAINKYMGWYHPWPLTPDKAVWDVARGKPLIISEFGGEALYGQHGPADVASSWSEEYQEALYRDNLRMFENIPNLRGVSPWILFDFRSPFRFHPANQEGWNRKGLVSDQGYRKKAWYLMKAYYDKIKRR; this is encoded by the coding sequence ATGAAAACACCGATAAAATTCATCCTGTCATTTGCTCTGCTGCTGCTCGCGGCGGCCGACATCGCAGCCCAGGAGCTGATCACCAACGTTTACGGACGCGACGTGCAGTCGCTCAACGGAAAGTGGGACGCCATCGTCGATCTCTACGATCAGGGCCGCAAAAACAAGATCTACCTCAACCGCAGGCCGGAGGGAAAGACCGATTTCTACGAATATTCGTTCGACAACGGCCTGCGGCTCGACGTTCCCTCGGACTGGAACTGCCAGATGCCCGAGCTGAAATACTACGAAGGCACGGTGTGGTATGCCCGGCGGTTCGACGCCCCCGAGCAGACCGGCCGGCGGCAGTTCCTCTATTTCGGAGCCGTCAGCTACCGCTGCCGGGTCTACCTCAACGGCGAGGAGATCGGCGCCCATGAAGGCGGATTCACACCCTTTGAGATCGAGGTGACGGGCCGCCTCAGGCCCGAAGGCAACTTTCTGGCCGTGGAGGTCAACAACACCCGCACCACAGACGCCATCCCGGCGATGGCCTTCGACTGGTGGAACTACGGCGGCATCACGCGCGACGTGATGCTCGTCAGCGTGCCCGACGCTTTTATCCGGGACTATTTCATCCGCCTCGGCAAGGATTCCGACGACCGGATCGACGCCGATGTGCAGCTGGCGGGCGCCGCTGCCGGAACGGCCGTACGGATCGAGATTCCCGAACTGAACGTAGACCGGACCGTCACTGCCGGAGCGACCGGTACGGCCTCGGCGTCGTTCCGGGTCAGGAGACTGCAACGCTGGTCCCCCGCCGATCCGAAACTTTACCGGGTGATCGTCTCCACGGACCGCGACCGGGTGGAGGAGTCGATCGGGTTCCGCAATATCCGCACCGAGGGCGAAGAGATCGTCCTCAACGGCTCGCCCGTGTTCCTCAAGTCGATCTCGTTCCACGAAGAGATCCCCCAGCGCATGGGCCGGGCACACTCCGAGGCCGACGCCGTGATGCTGCTCAGCGAGGCCAAGGCACTCGGCTGCAACATGATCCGTCTGGCGCACTACCCGCAGAACGAACATATCGTCCGGCTGGCCGAAAAGATGGGCTTCCTGCTCTGGGAGGAGATTCCCATCTGGCAGGGCATCGACTTCGCCAACGACCCAACCCGCGAAAAGGCGGGCCGCATGATCCGCGAGATGGTCACGCGCGACAAGAACCGCTGCGCCCTGACGTTTTGGGGCGTGGCCAACGAGACGCAGCCTTCCGGGCCGCGCAACGCCTTCCTGCGCCACCTGATCGCATGCTGCCGGGAGATCGACGACACGCGCCTGATCGTTGCGGCGTTCGATCTGGTGCGTTTCGACCGCCAGCGGCAGCTGTTCGTCATGGACGACCCGTTCATCGGGGAACTGGATGTCGTGGCCATCAACAAATACATGGGCTGGTATCACCCGTGGCCCCTCACGCCCGACAAGGCGGTGTGGGACGTGGCGCGCGGCAAACCGCTGATCATCTCCGAATTCGGCGGCGAGGCGCTCTACGGCCAGCACGGCCCGGCCGATGTGGCCAGTTCGTGGAGCGAGGAGTATCAGGAGGCCCTCTACCGCGACAACCTGCGCATGTTCGAGAACATCCCCAACCTGCGGGGCGTGTCGCCGTGGATTCTGTTCGACTTCCGCTCGCCGTTCCGCTTCCACCCCGCCAACCAGGAGGGCTGGAACCGCAAGGGGCTGGTTTCCGATCAGGGATACCGCAAGAAAGCGTGGTATCTGATGAAAGCCTATTACGACAAAATTAAAAGAAGATGA